The Peribacillus simplex genome contains the following window.
CGGCCTTCGCCTGCAAGATCATATTTGCCTGTTTCTTTGTTATAGAATTCAGATGAAGCTACGTCCATACCAAGGTAGATATCTTCGCCTGCTTTATAGCCTGCTTTTTCAATTGCCTCGATGATGACTTGTAGCGCTTCACGGTTTGATCCAAGGTTTGGAGCAAAGCCGCCTTCATCGCCAACAGCCGTATTCAAGCCTTTAGCTGAAAGGACTGATTTCAATGCATGGAATACTTCAGCACCCATACGAACGGCTTCTTTGAAGCTAGGGGCACCTACAGGAAGGATCATGAATTCCTGGAAGTCGACATTGTTATCGGCATGTGATCCGCCGTTAATGATGTTCATCATTGGAGTCGGAAGTTGTTTCGCATTGAATCCTCCAAGATAACGATACAATGGTAAACCTGAAAATTCAGCAGCGGCATGGGCAGCAGCCATTGATACACCAAGAATTGCATTAGCTCCCAAGTTTCCTTTGTTTTCAGTACCATCAAGTTCAATCATTGTAAGGTCAAGGCCTGCTTGGTTCGTTACATCCAAACCAATGACAGCGTCAGCAATGATTTCATTTACATTATCAACTGCTTTTTGTACCCCTTTACCCAGGTAACGAGATTTATCTCCGTCACGAAGCTCAACCGCTTCGTGTTCCCCTGTGGAAGCACCTGATGGTACGATTGCACGTCCGAAATATCCGGACTCTGTTTGGATTTCTACTTCTACTGTTGGATTACCACGGGAATCAAGCACTTCGCGTGCATATACATGTTCGATGTACGGCATTATAAATCTCTCCTTTTCCAATTCACAATTTTTATTTAGATAATAGGGATTTCCCTGTCATTTCAACAGGTTTTTCGACTCCAAGCAAATCAAGCATCGTTGGAGCT
Protein-coding sequences here:
- the eno gene encoding phosphopyruvate hydratase, with the protein product MPYIEHVYAREVLDSRGNPTVEVEIQTESGYFGRAIVPSGASTGEHEAVELRDGDKSRYLGKGVQKAVDNVNEIIADAVIGLDVTNQAGLDLTMIELDGTENKGNLGANAILGVSMAAAHAAAEFSGLPLYRYLGGFNAKQLPTPMMNIINGGSHADNNVDFQEFMILPVGAPSFKEAVRMGAEVFHALKSVLSAKGLNTAVGDEGGFAPNLGSNREALQVIIEAIEKAGYKAGEDIYLGMDVASSEFYNKETGKYDLAGEGRNGVTSEEMVAFYEELVNEFPILSIEDGLDENDWDGHKLLTERIGSKVQLVGDDLFVTNTKKLAEGIEKGIGNSILIKVNQIGTLTETFDAIEMAKRAGYTAVVSHRSGETEDATIADIAVATNAGQIKTGSMSRTDRIAKYNQLLRIEDQLGDLAVYGGMKSFYNLKK